A single window of Sneathiella limimaris DNA harbors:
- a CDS encoding D-alanine--D-alanine ligase — protein MKHVAVLMGGWSAEREVSLLSGEACADALARVGYQVTPIDVSRDIAETLSKLRPDVCFNALHGRYGEDGTIQGMLEILGIPYTHSGVLASALAMDKPAAKTLFEDAGLRCAEGRVMTRKEILEGADYPAPLVIKPLNEGSSVGVTILLENENRTLQDVPWTFGNEVLVETYIPGREIQVAVMGDEALGAVEIRPLGRFYDYEAKYTSGKAEHLMPAPLDKNQYDEVLEMALTAHRVLGCKGVSRADFRLNDTPEGDGNFYILETNTQPGMTEFSLVPEIAGYAGISFEDLVRWMVEDATCDR, from the coding sequence ATGAAGCATGTCGCAGTGCTAATGGGTGGTTGGTCGGCTGAACGGGAAGTTTCTCTGTTAAGTGGGGAAGCCTGTGCTGACGCACTGGCTCGCGTTGGCTATCAGGTGACGCCTATTGACGTTTCTCGTGATATTGCGGAGACCCTTTCTAAACTGCGCCCAGATGTCTGTTTTAATGCCTTGCATGGCCGCTACGGAGAGGATGGTACAATCCAGGGAATGCTGGAAATTCTTGGTATTCCGTATACGCATTCTGGTGTTTTGGCGTCTGCGCTTGCAATGGATAAGCCAGCAGCCAAAACCCTTTTTGAAGATGCAGGACTTCGCTGCGCTGAAGGTCGGGTCATGACCCGAAAAGAAATCCTGGAAGGAGCTGATTACCCTGCACCACTGGTCATCAAGCCCTTAAACGAAGGATCAAGTGTTGGCGTAACTATCTTGCTTGAAAATGAAAATAGAACGCTTCAGGACGTTCCTTGGACATTTGGCAATGAAGTGCTGGTCGAAACCTACATTCCGGGGCGCGAAATCCAAGTCGCTGTTATGGGGGATGAGGCTTTGGGAGCTGTTGAAATAAGGCCCCTGGGGCGCTTCTACGATTATGAGGCGAAATATACATCAGGAAAAGCTGAACATTTGATGCCCGCCCCGCTGGACAAAAACCAGTATGACGAAGTTTTAGAAATGGCATTAACGGCACACAGGGTTCTTGGCTGCAAAGGTGTTAGCCGAGCTGATTTTCGCTTAAATGATACGCCAGAAGGAGATGGGAACTTCTATATCCTGGAAACGAACACCCAACCAGGGATGACAGAATTTAGTTTGGTCCCAGAGATAGCAGGTTATGCAGGAATTTCCTTTGAAGACCTTGTCCGTTGGATGGTGGAGGATGCAACATGCGACAGATAA
- the murC gene encoding UDP-N-acetylmuramate--L-alanine ligase yields MRALPLDIGLVHFVGIGGIGMSGIAEVMHTLGYQVQGSDISKNANVDRLEGLGIKVHIGHAAENLGDAHVVVISSAVKPDNPEVRAARENLIPVVRRAEMLAELMRLKWAIAIGGTHGKTTTTSMLASMLDAAQAGPTVINGGIINAYGTNARLGDGDWMVVEADESDGSFTKLPATVAVVTNIDPEHLDFYGSFDGVRDAFLTFVENIPFYGFAALCIDHPEVQALIGRITDRRLITYGLSPQADYRAVDVRFEAGGARFNVAISDRVGGAVRTMKGFELPMPGAHNVQNAMAAVAVGSEMGFDEVTLKKGLREFGGVKRRFTHVGTAGGVTVIDDYGHHPVEISSVLSAARQAYEGKIVAVVQPHRYTRLRDLFEEFCTCFNMADTVIVADVYAAGEQPIEGVSQESFVEGLKTRGHRHVVTLKGPEYLAEQVAAETSDGDVVICLGAGTISQWANRLPSELAALEDTAGEAK; encoded by the coding sequence ATGAGAGCGCTCCCCCTAGATATTGGCCTGGTGCATTTTGTCGGCATTGGCGGCATTGGAATGAGCGGAATTGCGGAAGTAATGCACACGCTCGGCTATCAGGTGCAAGGGTCTGATATTTCGAAAAATGCCAATGTGGATCGTTTGGAAGGTCTTGGGATCAAGGTTCACATTGGGCATGCTGCTGAAAACCTCGGCGATGCACATGTGGTTGTTATTTCCTCCGCGGTTAAGCCTGACAATCCGGAAGTACGGGCGGCGCGCGAAAATCTGATCCCTGTTGTTCGCCGGGCAGAAATGCTTGCTGAGCTGATGCGTTTGAAGTGGGCAATTGCAATTGGGGGAACTCACGGCAAAACAACCACCACATCAATGCTGGCCAGCATGCTTGATGCGGCGCAAGCAGGACCAACTGTTATTAATGGTGGTATTATCAATGCTTACGGAACCAACGCCCGGCTGGGTGATGGCGACTGGATGGTTGTGGAGGCGGACGAGTCCGATGGCTCTTTCACCAAACTTCCGGCAACTGTGGCAGTTGTGACCAACATAGATCCAGAACATCTGGACTTTTATGGCAGCTTTGATGGTGTTCGGGACGCATTCCTGACATTTGTGGAGAATATCCCGTTCTATGGCTTTGCAGCCCTCTGTATCGATCATCCAGAAGTCCAAGCCCTTATTGGCCGGATTACTGACAGACGACTAATCACATATGGATTGTCCCCACAGGCGGATTATCGTGCTGTAGATGTTCGGTTTGAGGCGGGCGGTGCTCGGTTCAATGTGGCGATCAGCGACCGGGTTGGTGGCGCAGTCCGGACGATGAAGGGCTTTGAGTTGCCGATGCCAGGTGCCCACAACGTTCAAAATGCTATGGCGGCTGTCGCTGTCGGTAGTGAGATGGGCTTTGATGAGGTCACATTGAAAAAAGGACTTCGTGAGTTTGGGGGCGTTAAGCGTCGCTTTACGCATGTCGGTACTGCCGGTGGAGTGACTGTTATTGATGATTACGGTCATCATCCAGTTGAAATCTCTTCCGTGTTATCTGCGGCACGCCAAGCGTATGAGGGAAAAATCGTGGCTGTAGTTCAGCCCCATAGATACACCCGTCTTCGCGATCTGTTTGAAGAATTTTGTACCTGTTTCAATATGGCAGATACGGTAATAGTTGCAGATGTTTACGCCGCTGGTGAACAACCAATTGAGGGTGTTTCTCAAGAGTCATTTGTCGAAGGATTGAAAACCCGTGGCCATCGTCATGTGGTCACGTTGAAAGGTCCAGAGTACCTGGCAGAGCAAGTCGCCGCAGAAACCAGTGATGGTGACGTGGTTATCTGTCTTGGGGCCGGAACAATTTCCCAGTGGGCAAACCGGCTTCCCTCAGAATTGGCTGCACTTGAAGACACTGCAGGGGAGGCGAAATGA
- the lpxC gene encoding UDP-3-O-acyl-N-acetylglucosamine deacetylase — protein MEIQVDMITYQKTLRNSISCTGVGVHSGKVVNMSLKPAEPNSGVLFRRTDVEGDAANIPARYDTVSDLVMCTTIENEHGVKVATIEHLLAALSGSGVDNVLIELDGPEVPVMDGSSAPFVFLIECADLVEQAAPRQYIKILKEVSVSEGQATATLSPGDHMTVSFEIDFENKRIGRQSCQFNLRNGTFKNEISRARTFGFLSELEQLKSMGLAKGGSLDNAIVLSGEDVLNEEGLRYQDEFVRHKALDAIGDLYLAGAPIIGQFQGVRSGHALNNKLLHALLADEDAWCLTTEAPYRTSQVGGAYWPEQKAAAPITA, from the coding sequence ATGGAAATACAAGTCGACATGATTACATATCAGAAGACCTTACGAAACAGCATCAGCTGCACGGGTGTTGGTGTTCACAGCGGAAAAGTTGTCAACATGTCCTTGAAACCTGCTGAGCCCAATAGCGGCGTATTATTTCGCAGGACTGATGTAGAAGGTGACGCTGCTAATATCCCAGCACGTTATGATACTGTCAGCGATCTTGTTATGTGTACAACCATCGAAAATGAACATGGTGTAAAAGTTGCGACAATTGAACATTTGTTGGCTGCCCTCTCCGGGAGTGGAGTGGACAATGTTCTTATCGAACTCGATGGCCCGGAAGTGCCTGTAATGGATGGGTCTTCGGCGCCTTTTGTGTTCCTTATCGAGTGTGCTGATCTTGTTGAGCAAGCTGCTCCGCGCCAATACATAAAAATTCTGAAGGAAGTATCTGTGTCTGAAGGCCAGGCAACAGCGACATTGTCTCCTGGCGATCACATGACAGTTTCTTTTGAAATCGATTTTGAGAATAAACGCATCGGCCGCCAAAGTTGTCAATTCAACTTGCGGAACGGAACTTTTAAGAACGAAATTTCACGGGCTCGGACATTTGGTTTCCTTAGCGAACTAGAGCAACTGAAGTCCATGGGGTTGGCCAAAGGCGGATCTTTGGACAATGCTATTGTTCTTAGTGGTGAGGATGTCCTGAATGAAGAGGGGCTTCGCTATCAGGACGAGTTTGTGCGGCACAAAGCTTTGGATGCAATTGGTGATTTATATCTAGCGGGTGCTCCCATTATTGGTCAGTTCCAGGGAGTTCGTTCTGGTCACGCTCTAAATAATAAGCTGCTTCATGCTTTACTTGCGGATGAGGATGCTTGGTGCCTGACGACAGAGGCGCCTTATCGGACTTCTCAGGTAGGGGGTGCTTATTGGCCTGAACAGAAAGCAGCTGCGCCAATTACAGCATAA
- the ftsZ gene encoding cell division protein FtsZ, with the protein MGINLSVPDQNELKPRILVLGVGGAGGNAVNNMIRSQLQGVEFVVANTDAQALKQNLAETRIQLGAELTEGLGAGSKPHIGADAASEAIEEIESHLQGVHMCFITAGMGGGTGTGAAPVVAKAAKDLGILTVGVVTKPFQFEGNHRMRIAEAGIEELQKYVDTLIIIPNQNLFRIANEKTTFADAFNMADDVLHSGVRGVTDLMVMPGLINLDFADVNTVMSEMGKAMMGTGEAGGENRAIEAAEAAISNPLLDDVSMKGARGVLINITGGMDLTLYELDEAANRIRSEVDPEANIIVGSTFNEEMEGTMRVSVVATGIDAGEAMQPIAPNVTSLLKVTGGTVGETGGASAGGASLSGTPADMSGVIASGFGATVPGNTGQHPMMSGNTGDTENYEQTVGYTEARSTKDNLAREMEPDLLSDIEDVMEASEEVPSQTEGREAPFKAPPVIKVDKQPEDLINPAAKESAEAASGPRKKRKGPSLFERMTGVGRMSRKVEAEKREAERQQVQERKEPIARQPVQEPPKPSAPAADTAQPEATAKPSTVKVEPKTEDEDLLDIPAFLRRQAN; encoded by the coding sequence GTGGGGATTAATTTATCAGTGCCAGACCAAAACGAACTTAAGCCCAGAATTCTTGTACTCGGAGTTGGTGGTGCCGGTGGAAATGCCGTCAACAACATGATCCGATCCCAGCTTCAGGGAGTTGAGTTTGTCGTAGCCAACACCGATGCACAGGCTTTGAAGCAAAACCTGGCTGAGACTCGTATTCAACTGGGGGCTGAGCTTACAGAAGGCCTCGGAGCCGGGTCGAAACCTCATATTGGAGCAGATGCTGCTTCTGAAGCTATTGAGGAAATTGAATCCCATCTTCAGGGTGTTCACATGTGCTTTATTACCGCCGGTATGGGCGGTGGAACCGGTACAGGCGCCGCACCTGTCGTTGCCAAAGCTGCAAAGGATTTGGGTATCCTGACCGTTGGCGTTGTGACAAAACCGTTTCAGTTTGAAGGCAACCATCGCATGCGGATTGCAGAAGCTGGAATTGAAGAGCTTCAGAAATACGTTGATACACTGATTATTATCCCCAATCAGAACCTGTTCCGTATTGCTAATGAGAAAACGACTTTTGCAGATGCCTTTAATATGGCGGATGACGTTCTACATTCCGGGGTTCGGGGTGTAACGGATCTGATGGTGATGCCAGGTTTGATCAATCTCGATTTTGCTGACGTCAACACTGTCATGAGCGAAATGGGCAAAGCCATGATGGGAACTGGTGAAGCTGGAGGCGAGAACCGGGCTATCGAAGCTGCGGAAGCTGCGATTTCCAACCCACTTCTCGATGATGTGTCCATGAAGGGCGCTCGTGGCGTTTTGATCAATATCACCGGTGGCATGGATCTGACCCTGTACGAGTTGGATGAAGCCGCTAACCGTATTCGGAGTGAAGTTGACCCAGAAGCCAATATCATTGTTGGGTCCACCTTCAATGAAGAAATGGAAGGAACCATGCGGGTTTCTGTCGTCGCGACTGGTATCGATGCAGGCGAAGCCATGCAGCCAATTGCGCCAAATGTAACTTCATTGCTGAAAGTTACTGGTGGAACTGTCGGAGAAACTGGTGGAGCAAGTGCTGGTGGGGCTTCGCTCAGTGGCACGCCAGCTGATATGAGCGGCGTAATTGCTAGCGGATTTGGGGCGACTGTTCCTGGGAACACAGGCCAACACCCGATGATGAGCGGCAACACCGGGGACACGGAAAATTACGAGCAGACTGTCGGGTATACAGAAGCGCGGAGTACTAAGGATAACTTGGCCCGAGAAATGGAGCCGGATCTTCTTTCAGATATTGAAGATGTCATGGAAGCAAGTGAAGAGGTTCCAAGTCAAACTGAAGGTCGGGAAGCTCCTTTCAAGGCTCCTCCCGTCATTAAAGTTGATAAGCAGCCTGAAGATCTTATTAACCCTGCAGCTAAAGAAAGTGCGGAGGCTGCCTCTGGGCCTCGGAAGAAGCGGAAAGGTCCTAGCCTTTTTGAGCGAATGACGGGCGTGGGGCGTATGAGCCGGAAAGTTGAAGCGGAAAAAAGGGAAGCTGAACGCCAGCAGGTTCAGGAACGTAAAGAACCGATCGCGCGTCAGCCGGTTCAAGAGCCTCCAAAGCCAAGTGCGCCAGCCGCAGACACAGCACAGCCTGAGGCAACTGCTAAACCATCAACGGTTAAGGTTGAGCCAAAGACAGAAGACGAAGACTTGCTGGATATTCCGGCCTTCTTGAGGCGTCAGGCAAACTGA
- the ftsW gene encoding putative lipid II flippase FtsW — MTTFTRLDRSVVGRWWWTVDRWTLLAVLLLIIMGGIMVLAASPAVASRIGVDSFHFVKRQFFYLPLAFAIIFSISLMSPIWVRRTAVIVFGVSLILTLATLLIGPEVKGAKRWLWFGSFTLQPTEFLKPTFAVVSAWMFAQQRKNDEIPGNLIAGILFLIVVGLLLLQPDVGMTLVVSAVWFAQFFLAGLGIMWVVLFLGVGIVGAASAYIFFPHVSSRVDRFLKPEGGENYQIERAMEAFQTGGFFGVGPGDGSVKRVLPDAHTDFIFAVVGEEFGVLFCLLLLGLFAFIVLRGFGRLLEEKNFFVVLAAAGLLTQFGLQAIINIGVNLRLMPTKGMTLPFISYGGSSMLALAVLMGMLLALSRRRAGAGDI, encoded by the coding sequence ATGACAACATTTACGCGCCTTGATCGGTCAGTTGTAGGTCGGTGGTGGTGGACAGTAGATCGCTGGACATTACTGGCGGTTCTTTTGCTCATCATCATGGGAGGCATCATGGTGTTGGCAGCGAGCCCAGCTGTTGCCAGTCGCATCGGTGTTGATAGTTTTCATTTCGTGAAGCGACAGTTCTTCTATCTACCTTTAGCGTTCGCAATCATTTTCAGTATTTCTCTGATGTCACCAATTTGGGTGCGGCGAACAGCGGTCATTGTTTTTGGAGTTAGCCTTATACTTACTCTAGCAACGCTGTTGATAGGTCCTGAGGTTAAAGGGGCTAAGCGCTGGCTCTGGTTCGGCAGCTTTACACTGCAACCTACAGAGTTCTTGAAACCGACTTTTGCAGTTGTATCCGCATGGATGTTTGCGCAGCAACGCAAGAATGACGAAATACCAGGAAACTTGATTGCCGGAATTCTGTTTTTGATTGTCGTCGGGCTACTTCTTTTACAGCCGGATGTGGGGATGACCCTTGTGGTTTCTGCAGTCTGGTTCGCCCAGTTTTTCCTGGCGGGTCTTGGGATTATGTGGGTGGTCCTGTTCTTGGGTGTTGGTATCGTCGGCGCTGCTTCCGCCTATATTTTCTTTCCTCATGTTTCCAGTCGAGTTGATCGTTTCTTAAAGCCTGAAGGCGGCGAGAACTATCAGATTGAACGTGCTATGGAAGCGTTCCAAACGGGTGGCTTCTTTGGTGTAGGCCCTGGCGATGGCTCCGTTAAGCGAGTTCTTCCAGATGCGCATACGGATTTTATCTTTGCGGTCGTTGGCGAAGAGTTTGGTGTTCTCTTTTGCTTGCTGCTTCTTGGGCTATTTGCATTTATTGTATTGCGTGGGTTTGGTCGGCTTCTCGAAGAGAAAAATTTCTTTGTTGTATTGGCCGCAGCAGGGCTTTTGACCCAGTTTGGTCTGCAGGCAATTATTAATATTGGCGTGAACCTTCGATTGATGCCAACTAAAGGCATGACCCTTCCTTTCATCTCTTACGGTGGCTCCTCAATGCTGGCCTTGGCAGTGTTGATGGGAATGCTGTTGGCGCTCAGTCGCCGCCGAGCTGGCGCGGGGGATATTTGA
- the murG gene encoding undecaprenyldiphospho-muramoylpentapeptide beta-N-acetylglucosaminyltransferase, which translates to MENQMLGHMVLASGGTGGHVFPARALAAELLDRGYKVTLMTDSRGEVYEKLFPGVSILQVNSASPSVGGLLGKFKAAFKLGIGVLQSLIALRKIKPAAVIGFGGYPSMPPAFAASLLGVPVILHEQNAILGRVNRLLAGRATAIATSFVNTEATERNLVRKMYHTGNPVRKEIRELFGSAYPNIQVAEKFRLLITGGSQGATVLSDVVPEAIAALPTDLQKKLEITQQCRPEDLDRVSRVYENTEVETNLSAFFENMPELLSGCHLAIMRSGASTMAELAVAGRPAILVPYKYAMDNHQERNAQTAVERGAAVLISQDEFTVEKLSEILIDLLSHPEKLKSMAMAVTSCAEINAAGNLADLVEEKAKNGKKASHVDGKVIA; encoded by the coding sequence ATGGAAAACCAGATGCTTGGTCATATGGTTTTGGCAAGTGGCGGGACTGGTGGCCACGTTTTTCCTGCGCGCGCACTTGCTGCTGAATTACTTGATCGTGGATATAAAGTAACGTTGATGACGGATAGCCGGGGCGAGGTTTATGAAAAGCTTTTCCCTGGTGTTAGTATATTGCAAGTCAATTCGGCTTCCCCTTCTGTTGGGGGGCTTTTGGGGAAATTTAAGGCTGCATTTAAGCTAGGAATTGGCGTACTGCAGTCTTTGATTGCACTGCGTAAAATCAAACCTGCTGCAGTCATCGGTTTTGGCGGATATCCATCGATGCCACCAGCGTTTGCTGCATCTTTGCTTGGTGTTCCGGTTATTTTGCACGAACAGAATGCGATATTGGGACGCGTCAATCGGCTGCTTGCGGGACGGGCGACAGCAATCGCTACTTCCTTCGTTAATACAGAGGCGACCGAGAGAAATCTTGTGCGGAAAATGTATCACACGGGAAATCCGGTTCGGAAGGAAATCAGGGAACTCTTTGGTAGCGCCTATCCCAATATTCAGGTTGCTGAAAAATTTCGCCTATTGATCACCGGTGGAAGTCAAGGCGCGACAGTCTTGTCTGATGTGGTTCCAGAGGCTATCGCAGCATTGCCAACAGACCTACAAAAGAAGCTCGAAATTACGCAGCAATGCCGTCCAGAAGATCTGGATCGGGTCAGTCGGGTGTACGAAAATACAGAGGTCGAAACCAATCTCTCTGCTTTCTTTGAAAATATGCCTGAGTTGTTGTCCGGCTGTCATTTAGCGATTATGCGCTCTGGCGCTTCCACAATGGCAGAGCTTGCTGTTGCGGGTCGCCCAGCTATTCTGGTGCCCTACAAATATGCGATGGATAATCATCAGGAACGGAATGCACAAACCGCTGTTGAACGGGGCGCAGCTGTCTTGATTTCCCAAGATGAGTTCACTGTCGAAAAATTATCAGAAATCCTCATAGATCTGCTTTCTCATCCCGAGAAGTTGAAATCAATGGCCATGGCTGTTACCAGCTGCGCAGAGATTAACGCAGCTGGAAATCTGGCCGATCTGGTCGAGGAAAAAGCGAAGAATGGGAAGAAAGCATCCCACGTAGATGGAAAGGTGATCGCATGA
- the murB gene encoding UDP-N-acetylmuramate dehydrogenase yields the protein MTAAAAKMTLIERLPKVKGRLREQAAMDKVTWFQVGGPADVLYKPDDAEDLAHFLKNTPVDIPLFTLGVGSNLLVRDSGFRGVVIRLGRKFVEMSVETGNRLRVGAGALDLNVARFAAENGLAGAEFLSGVPGSIGGALRMNAGAYGSEVKDILLSATAYDRDGNCHELTAADMGFSYRHCEIPKDWIFTEAVFQLQPDDPAKITNRMNEIAKRREDSQPIKSRTGGSTFANPDGARAWELVDAVGARGLKIGNAQISEKHCNFLINTGGATAADLEAVAEEARRRVFEKFDTLLRWEIVRLGEVDLKAKEEAGQV from the coding sequence ATGACAGCCGCCGCTGCCAAAATGACATTGATTGAGCGTTTGCCCAAGGTTAAGGGGCGTCTTCGCGAACAGGCGGCGATGGACAAGGTAACTTGGTTTCAGGTCGGGGGACCTGCGGATGTGCTCTATAAACCTGATGACGCTGAGGATCTTGCGCATTTCCTGAAGAACACACCTGTAGACATTCCACTCTTTACACTTGGTGTTGGATCGAACCTTCTTGTTAGAGATAGTGGATTTAGAGGGGTGGTCATCAGACTTGGTCGGAAGTTTGTTGAGATGTCTGTTGAAACGGGGAACCGGCTTCGTGTTGGAGCTGGAGCACTCGATTTGAACGTTGCCCGTTTTGCCGCAGAAAATGGTCTAGCAGGTGCGGAATTTTTAAGTGGTGTCCCCGGCAGCATTGGGGGCGCGCTTCGGATGAATGCAGGTGCTTATGGGTCTGAGGTGAAAGATATTCTGCTATCGGCAACGGCCTATGATCGTGACGGTAATTGTCATGAGCTTACGGCTGCGGATATGGGGTTTTCCTACAGGCATTGCGAAATTCCGAAGGATTGGATTTTTACAGAAGCTGTTTTCCAGCTGCAACCCGATGATCCAGCAAAGATCACGAACCGAATGAACGAAATTGCAAAGAGGCGAGAAGATAGTCAGCCGATCAAAAGTCGGACGGGCGGCTCCACTTTTGCGAACCCAGATGGAGCCCGTGCGTGGGAGTTGGTTGATGCGGTTGGTGCACGCGGGCTGAAAATCGGAAATGCCCAGATTTCTGAAAAACATTGCAATTTCCTGATCAACACTGGCGGCGCCACAGCGGCTGACTTGGAGGCTGTCGCTGAAGAGGCTCGCCGGCGGGTTTTTGAAAAATTTGACACTTTACTGAGATGGGAAATCGTCCGTCTCGGCGAAGTAGATCTAAAAGCAAAAGAGGAAGCAGGTCAGGTATGA
- a CDS encoding cell division protein FtsQ/DivIB — protein MRQIKIDASDRPLGPQPKHRSKTKKMARSKQKARSNTSFVSSVRGVVSAASGKVETGFSSFTSLFRKEKSPRKSKPVKRRRGQRPIGRMSIFAGSVALVALLLGYGGYLIVTNDLIEKSGNWLSEKRLQAFNGAGLVVQEVSVVGRERTSPEQILAALNVTRGTSIVDFDPDLARERVEKIGWVESASVMRRFPDEIFVRIQERRPFARWQQSGKTVVIDRKGMVVSQQDAAEFRHLPKVVGSGANEKAADLFDLLAKSPTLFTRLQNAVRIRDRRWTLQFSNGVKVMLPEEGSAQAWLKLEALQEKQQILNKGVLAIDLRNSDRMFVRLRKGDAEFRREISKVSENRT, from the coding sequence ATGCGACAGATAAAAATAGATGCTTCTGATCGTCCCTTGGGACCGCAGCCAAAACATCGTTCGAAAACAAAGAAAATGGCGCGTTCAAAACAGAAAGCTAGAAGCAATACTTCCTTTGTTTCATCTGTACGTGGTGTGGTCTCGGCAGCTTCGGGAAAAGTTGAGACAGGCTTTTCAAGCTTTACCAGTTTGTTTCGAAAGGAAAAATCACCTCGCAAGTCAAAGCCTGTGAAACGGCGCAGAGGGCAGCGGCCCATCGGGCGGATGTCAATTTTTGCGGGTAGTGTGGCGTTAGTCGCACTCTTGTTGGGTTACGGTGGTTACCTGATCGTTACGAATGATCTTATTGAGAAATCTGGAAATTGGCTTTCTGAAAAACGGTTACAGGCCTTCAATGGGGCGGGACTTGTTGTTCAGGAAGTGAGTGTCGTTGGCAGGGAGAGAACATCACCCGAGCAAATCCTTGCCGCGCTGAATGTGACGCGTGGAACCAGTATTGTGGATTTTGATCCTGATCTGGCGCGAGAACGAGTTGAAAAAATCGGCTGGGTAGAGTCCGCTTCCGTTATGCGTCGGTTCCCGGATGAAATTTTTGTTCGCATTCAGGAAAGGCGTCCGTTCGCGAGATGGCAGCAAAGCGGAAAAACTGTCGTTATTGATCGCAAAGGAATGGTTGTCTCCCAGCAGGATGCAGCTGAGTTCCGCCATCTTCCAAAAGTGGTCGGTTCAGGGGCAAATGAAAAAGCAGCGGACCTATTTGATTTGCTTGCAAAATCACCGACATTGTTTACCCGATTACAGAATGCGGTTCGCATTCGAGATCGGCGCTGGACGCTCCAGTTTAGTAATGGTGTCAAGGTGATGTTGCCAGAAGAGGGAAGTGCTCAAGCTTGGTTGAAGTTGGAGGCTCTACAAGAAAAGCAGCAAATACTTAACAAAGGCGTTCTTGCTATCGATTTGCGAAATAGTGATCGGATGTTTGTCCGGCTGCGCAAAGGAGACGCCGAGTTCAGACGTGAAATCAGCAAAGTATCAGAAAACCGGACGTGA
- the ftsA gene encoding cell division protein FtsA, producing MAAGRSGPIAALDIGTTKVCCFVAVEEAGSLRIKGIGHQVARGMRAGAITNMEMAEESIRSAVDAAERMAGETIRDVYLSVTAGQPASQTVEVEMSIGGQEIGERDLLRTLKEAQTSYNPENRTVIHALPVGYNVDGNRGIRDPRGMFGDNLGISMHMVSIQNNHIRNMTNCVERCHLGISKLVSAPYASGLASLVEDEMDLGVTVIDMGGGSTSFAVFYDGEMVYNEVLPVGGGHVSNDIARGLSTSLANAERMKTLYGSALASPSDEKEIIDVPLIGETDADVANHVPRSMLVGIIKPRIEEILEIVRDRLAASGFAKVAGRRAVLVGGASQLAGIQELSSRILDKQVRMGKPIRVKSLADATEGPAFATAAGLLSFAVRKNFSDQLGMSAEDKTPQNRLLRIGNWFKQNF from the coding sequence ATGGCAGCGGGAAGAAGTGGACCCATAGCAGCATTGGATATCGGCACGACGAAAGTCTGCTGTTTTGTTGCGGTGGAAGAAGCCGGAAGCCTCAGGATAAAAGGGATTGGACACCAGGTTGCCCGTGGAATGCGTGCTGGTGCAATTACCAATATGGAGATGGCCGAGGAGAGTATCCGATCCGCTGTGGATGCTGCGGAAAGAATGGCCGGTGAAACCATTCGGGACGTCTATTTGAGTGTGACTGCCGGTCAACCTGCATCGCAAACAGTGGAAGTCGAAATGTCCATCGGTGGTCAGGAAATTGGAGAACGGGACCTCTTAAGAACCTTAAAAGAAGCTCAAACCAGTTATAATCCAGAAAACAGGACGGTCATTCACGCTTTACCGGTTGGGTATAACGTGGATGGTAACCGCGGAATTCGTGATCCGCGAGGGATGTTTGGAGATAACCTTGGTATCAGTATGCACATGGTCTCCATTCAAAATAATCACATCCGGAATATGACTAATTGTGTTGAACGGTGCCATCTGGGGATATCCAAATTGGTTTCTGCTCCATATGCGTCAGGACTTGCCTCTCTTGTTGAAGATGAAATGGACTTAGGTGTTACCGTAATCGACATGGGCGGTGGGTCCACATCTTTCGCGGTCTTCTATGACGGTGAGATGGTTTACAACGAAGTTTTACCGGTTGGCGGTGGGCATGTCAGTAATGATATCGCTCGTGGTCTTTCCACTTCACTTGCAAACGCAGAGCGGATGAAGACTCTCTATGGTAGTGCTTTGGCCAGCCCATCTGATGAAAAGGAAATCATCGATGTTCCTTTGATCGGAGAGACCGATGCTGACGTCGCCAATCACGTTCCTCGGTCCATGCTGGTTGGGATCATTAAGCCCCGGATTGAAGAGATTTTGGAGATTGTTCGTGATCGTCTGGCGGCCTCCGGTTTTGCCAAGGTTGCGGGCCGTCGTGCGGTCCTGGTAGGAGGGGCGTCGCAATTGGCTGGGATACAGGAACTCAGTAGTCGGATTCTAGACAAGCAAGTTCGCATGGGTAAACCTATACGTGTCAAGTCGCTTGCGGATGCGACGGAGGGTCCAGCCTTTGCGACAGCTGCTGGGTTGTTGTCGTTTGCTGTTCGGAAAAATTTTAGTGATCAGTTGGGAATGAGTGCCGAAGATAAAACCCCGCAAAACCGGCTTTTGCGGATCGGTAACTGGTTCAAACAGAACTTTTAA